One Gossypium raimondii isolate GPD5lz chromosome 3, ASM2569854v1, whole genome shotgun sequence genomic window carries:
- the LOC105795107 gene encoding mitochondrial uncoupling protein 5: MGLKGFVEGGIASIVAGASTHPLDLIKVRMQLQGESHLPNPSLQLYRPALAVNSAAVGNVSISQPRVGPISIGVRIIQLEGVAALFSGVSATMLRQTLYSTTRMGLYEIIKNKWTDKETGNLPLTSKILAGLIAGGVGAAVGNPADVAMVRMQADGRLPIDQRRNYKSVIDALSRMTKQEGVSSLWRGSALTVNRAMIVTASQLATYDQVKETILEKGVMGDGIGTHVTASFAAGFVAAVASNPIDVIKTRVMNMKVAPGAEPPYSGALDCALKTVRAEGPMALYKGFIPTISRQGPFTVVLFVTLEQVRKLLKDF, translated from the coding sequence ATGGGTTTGAAAGGTTTCGTTGAGGGAGGCATTGCATCTATCGTCGCCGGCGCTTCAACTCATCCTCTCGACCTTATCAAGGTCCGTATGCAACTTCAAGGTGAATCTCATCTCCCTAATCCTTCCCTTCAACTTTATCGTCCGGCACTTGCCGTCAACTCTGCTGCCGTTGGGAATGTTTCGATCTCGCAACCTCGTGTTGGTCCCATTTCCATCGGTGTCCGTATCATCCAATTGGAAGGTGTAGCGGCTCTTTTCTCCGGTGTCTCCGCCACGATGCTTCGACAAACGTTGTATTCTACCACCCGTATGGGactttatgaaattataaagaacAAATGGACTGACAAGGAAACTGGGAATTTGCCACTTACGAGCAAGATATTGGCTGGACTTATTGCCGGGGGTGTCGGCGCCGCCGTTGGCAACCCCGCTGACGTAGCAATGGTTCGAATGCAAGCTGATGGGCGACTCCCTATTGATCAGCGACGCAATTACAAGAGTGTGATCGATGCATTGAGTCGAATGACAAAACAAGAAGGTGTGAGCAGCTTGTGGCGCGGCTCAGCTCTCACGGTGAATCGCGCAATGATCGTCACCGCATCGCAGCTCGCGACGTACGATCAAGTCAAGGAGACGATACTGGAAAAAGGAGTGATGGGTGATGGGATTGGAACCCACGTAACGGCCAGCTTCGCGGCGGGGTTCGTGGCGGCAGTGGCGTCCAACCCCATTGACGTGATCAAGACGAGGGTGATGAACATGAAGGTGGCGCCTGGGGCGGAACCGCCGTACTCGGGTGCTTTGGATTGTGCATTGAAGACGGTAAGAGCGGAGGGGCCTATGGCATTGTACAAAGGCTTCATCCCCACAATTTCAAGGCAGGGACCGTTCACGGTGGTGCTGTTTGTGACATTGGAGCAAGTGAGGAAGCTGCTCAAAGATTTTTGA
- the LOC105795108 gene encoding peptidyl-prolyl cis-trans isomerase FKBP12, giving the protein MGVEKQVIRPGTGPKPTPGQTVTVHCTGYGKNGDLSEKFWSTKDPGQQPFSFQIGKGSVIKGWDEGVMGMQVAEVARLRCSPDYAYGAGGFPAWGIQPNSVLEFEIEVLSLK; this is encoded by the exons ATGGGAGTCGAGAAGCAAGTCATCAGGCCTGGAACCGGTCCCAAACCCACCCCCGGTCAGACCGTCACCGTTCACTGCACTGGCTACG GGAAAAATGGAGATTTGTCTGAGAAATTCTGGAG CACAAAGGATCCAGGGCAGCAACCTTTCTCTTTCCAAATTGGCAAGGGCTCTGTTATAAAAG GATGGGATGAAGGTGTGATGGGAATGCAAGTGGCAGAAGTTGCTCGTCTTCGG TGCTCCCCAGACTATGCTTATGGTGCTGGTGGGTTTCCTGCATGGGGAATACAGCCAAACTCGGTTCTCGAATTCGAGATTGAAGTCCTAAGCTTGAAGTGA